A window from Theobroma cacao cultivar B97-61/B2 chromosome 3, Criollo_cocoa_genome_V2, whole genome shotgun sequence encodes these proteins:
- the LOC18606194 gene encoding polycomb group protein EMBRYONIC FLOWER 2 — protein sequence MCCQNSCMHLSAEESDSAAENLLVYCKPVELYNILHRRALHNPSFLRRCLKYKIQARHRRRLRAGIVIFNYKDYGNMLQKTEVTEDFSCPFCLMQCARFKGLRYHLCSSHDLFNFDFWVTEEYQVVNVSVKIDIMVSETVASGVDPRVETFCFCSKPRRRWATNPLQSEKNVNVQFLELDSPKMASESRQNGFLEKDDGERVSKSIPVERDMQNGWHGVENYGSDYTSATECVAPVATSCNGPGVSIAMAQSPVEPDCIKSLSANDTAVPPVKTKKIMAERSEPRNRMLLVKRQFFHSHRVQPMAIDQVMSDRDSEDEVDDDIADLEDRRMLDDFVDVSKDEKQLMHLWNSFVRKQRVLADGHVPWACEAFSKLHGQELVQSPALFWCWRLFMIKLWNHGLLDAGAMNNCSMILQRCQNEGLDAMKS from the exons ATGTGCTGTCAAAATTCTTGCATGCATTTGTCTGCAGAAGAGTCAGATTCAGCTGCAGAGAATCTCTTAGTATATTGCAAGCCTGTAGAGTTGTACAATATTCTTCATCGCCGTGCTTTACACAAT CCTTCATTTCTTCGAAGATGTCTGAAATACAAAATACAGGCAAGGCATAGAAGGCG GTTGAGGGCTGGAATTGTAATTTTCAACTATAAAGATTATGGCAATATGCTACAAAAGACTGAAG TAACTGAAGATTTCTCTTGTCCATTTTGCTTGATGCAGTGTGCAAGGTTTAAG GGTCTGCGGTATCATTTGTGCTCTTCACATGACTTGTTCAACTTTGATTTCTGG GTCACAGAGGAGTATCAAGTGGTGAATGTCTCTGTGAAAATTGATATAATGGTATCTGAG ACTGTGGCAAGTGGAGTAGACCCACGAGTAGAAACTTTCTGCTTCTG CTCGAAGCCTCGAAGGCGTTGGGCTACAAACCCTCTTCAGAGTGAGAAGAATGTCAATGTACAATTTTTGGAGTTGGACTCACCCAAAATGGCCAGTGAAAGCAGGCAGAATGGATTTCTGGAGAAGGATGATG GTGAGAGGGTTTCCAAGTCAATTCCTGTTGAGAGAGATATGCAGAATGGATGGCATGGTGTGGAAAACTATGGCTCTGATTATACAAGTGCAACAGAGTGTGTTGCACCGGTTGCAACTAGTTGCAATGGTCCAGGAGTTTCAATTGCAATGGCTCAATCTCCTGTGGAGCCTGACTGTATTAAATCATTATCTGCAAATGATACAGCTGTTCCTCCtgtaaaaacaaagaaaataatggcAGAACGGTCTGAACCTAGGAA CCGCATGCTCCTGGTGAAACGCCAATTCTTTCACTCACACCGAGTTCAG CCAATGGCAATAGACCAAGTAATGTCAGATAGGGACAGTGAAGACGAAGTTGATGATGACATTGCAGATCTTGAAGATCGCAGG ATGCTTGATGATTTTGTGGATGTTAGCAAAGATGAGAAGCAGCTTATGCATCTTTGGAACTCGTTTGTTAGAAAGCAAAG GGTTCTGGCTGATGGTCATGTTCCCTGGGCATGTGAGGCTTTCTCAAAACTCCATGGCCAGGAGTTGGTGCAATCACCTGCTCTCTTTTG GTGTTGGAGGTTGTTCATGATCAAACTTTGGAATCATGGTCTTCTTGATGCGGGCGCAATGAACAACTGTAGCATGATACTTCAAAGATGCCAAAATGAGGGATTGGATGCTATGAAAAGCTGA